A stretch of DNA from Gimesia chilikensis:
CCGAAACTGAGGTGCAGGCGACGGAGCTGCGCGAGTTCTGCGATGTGCTTCAGTGCTGTTTCATCGAGATGCGAATGCAGGATTTCCAGATCGGAGAGTTGGGGAAGATCGTGAAGTGCCTCGTACCCGCGTTGACTGATGCGACAATAGGAAAATTTGACGCTGTGCAGTTTTTCAATTTTTGTCAGCGTTTCGACACAGGCTCCCAGTTCCGGATTGGATTGATCCCGGGTTCCATAGAACCAGACACGTACCGGGAACGGGAGTTGATTAATGTGAGGAATCGCGTTGGTGAGTGCTTCGGTGTGGTTAAAGACTTTCTTGCCATCGACTGTCTTCTGTGGATTGCCGACCCAGATCGAGAATGGCTCATCATTCCGGGGAAACCAGATTGTCAGTTTCTGATTGCGGATCTGCTGATAGATCCGTTCCAGCGCAGGGTCCTGCCAGGATTCTGTTTCATGGGAATGTGAGGTACCAGCGGTCTCCGTGATATGAGGGACCCGGCTCGCGAGGATCTGATTGATCTCTTCGAGTTTCCTGGTCCGTTCCAGCACACGAGGATCGGACTGCAGTTTGAGAGGTGGCGCAGGTGAGTCCTGCTGCTTGTCGGCGACGGCATTTTGTGTTGAATCAGAACTCAACAGAAAACAGCCGATTCCTGCCAGCGCAATCACCACGATCGTTGATACTAAAGTCAATTGTCGAAACATTGCCCGCTCTCCCTCTGCCTGCTTCTGAATCCTGACTCAGAAAGTTCCGGCACCGTTTGAACCGCTCCCTTGCAGGAGCCCGTCAGTTAAAAATGTCGCCTTAATTTACTTCATTTCACTAACTGATTGTACACAGCAAAACAGTTGTTGTCCGCCCAGAGTTTAAAGATTTTTTCACACAGATGTCCTGTGATAACGGGAGACATCGTATCCTGTTCAAAATCAAGCATTTACAAATGACGCATCAGCAAACCCCACTGCGAGGTATTCCCCTCCTTTTTCCGTCTCTGCTTTTTTTGAAAAACCCTGTAACAGCTGCTGCGGTTTTGCGCCTGGTAGTCAGTAGAGGACACAAATTCATTTTCTTTGAGGGGAGACTTTGAATGACAACCAGCTATACCACACTGACCATTTCTGAAGATCGGACCATCGCTTTTGAAAACCAGCTGCAAAACAAGATTAACCAGGGAAGCCTGGCGTTGCTGGTCGCATTGGGTTACCGGACGGGGCTCTGGAAAATCATGAGTCTGCTGGAGCATGCCACGAGCAGTGAGATTGCAGCGGAAGCTGGTCTCAAACAAGTGTATGTCGCCGACTGGCTGACGGCCATGCAGGGAGGCGGGCTGGTGGAGTATGATCCGATCTTCCAGACATACCGACTGCCGCGAGAGCATGCGGAAGTTCTGACCGGCTCCGCCCAATACGAGGAGAGCCTGCGCTGGTTGACACTGTTGGGGAAACTGGAGGACGAACTGGCAGAGAGTCTGCGGGCGGGAGCACCGCTATCAGACGAAACCCGCGAACGGATCCTGCAGGCACAGAGTGCAGAGCGTTCGACCTCATTTACAAATCAGCTGTTTCAGCAGATCCTGCCTTTGATTCCCGGTTTGATCATGCAACTCTGCGAAGGCCTGGATGTACTGGACCTGGGTTGTGGCGACGGCAGACTGTTACTGGAACTGGCGACCGCGTTTCCGGAGAGTCGGTTTGTGGGCTACGATCCGTCGACCGAATTAATAAAACAGGCACGCGAAAGTGCCGCAGCGCTGGGTCTGGAGAATATCGCATTCATCGAACGCGAGCTGACAGCCATTCATGCAATCAATGCCTTCGATCTGATCACCGTGTTTGACGTCACCGTGGCGCCGCAGGAACGGGAAGAGATGCTGCAGGCCGTCCAGACGGCACTCAGACCCGATGGAACGTTGCTGCTGAGAGAACTGGCCTGTTCGCGCAGCCGGGAAGAAAATCTGCAGCACCCGCTGTCGGCTTTGCTGTTATCTATCTGCAGTCTGCGGAATCTGACCGGAGCCGAACGTCCAGCAGCGGGTAACGAACGCGGCAGAGAAGCGTTGTGCAACAGTCTGACAGCAGCAGGGCTGGGCGACCTGGAATATCGCCTGCTGCCCGAGGATGTACTGCACGAGTATTACATCGCGCGACCTGGTGTGGCTGCGGAAACCTCGCTTAGCGCTGAAACAGCTTTTTAGAAAGCTCTTCGTAATAGCGGGCATCGGTCCCGCCATCCGAGGCATGCAGGTGCAGGATGCCGGGATCGATAAACACCAGCGCGGGCTGTTCGTGTGCATGTTCTTCCGAGGCTTTGAGCAGGTAGCTGATATCCGTGCGACTCAATCGATGCGTTTTACACAGATCGTAGAACAGCCCCTGTGGCGTATCGGCACTGGCCTTCCGCTGAATCTGCAGGTTTTCCCAGAGATAGAGTCCGAGCCAGATGGAACTGATGACAATCGTCGCGGTGATCAGCAACCAGTTTTCCTGCAGTACTCCACGATTACGAAAGGCACGCGAAACATCATCGGTGTGACCGGCGAGGGTCAGAAAGAAATCATAGGACATCGATTACTCTCCCTTCTCAGTTGCTGATTGGTCAGCGGGTATTTCTTTTGACTTCTCCGGAACCCGCAGGGCTTTAATGGCGACCTCGCGGACCCTTGTTTTCTCATCACTTACCAGGTGCAGCAGTGCCTGTCGGGCTTCGGGGGTGGAAAGCGTGCCCAGGATCTCGGCGCTGGTACGGCGGACCAGTTCATCCGAATCTTCGGTGAGGGCTTTCAGAGCGGGAACCACTTCTCCGTGTAACTGTAAGACCTGTGCACAGCGGGCGGCCTGAATCCGGCGTTTCTTCAACGGATGTGCCATGGCCCGACTCAAATCGATCAGACAACGGGGATCGAGTTTGAGCAACAGCTTACCAACAGAGGGACAGACCTGGGGACTGAATTCTTCAAAATGTTCCAGCACGAAATCGACGTCGAAACTTGCGAGTTCGCGACGGGCGGCTTCCCGCACTTCTTCGATGGGGCTGTCGATTTTTTCAACCAGCAGATTCATGGCATCCGGGACGTGCTGCGCGCGAAGCTGACAGGTCGCCCAGGCCTGTTGCACCGGATCTTCGGAGTCGAGGTTTTCCAGAACCATTTCGGCAACCTCGGCGCGATCGGGATTACGAAGGATCGAGATCGCGGCTTCCTTAGCGGCGGGGGTGCCGTGCTGCAGCATCCAGCGCTGTGCCTGCTTCTTACTCGGCAGATCCAGATCGAGCAGACTGATCAACCGAATGACGCTGGTCTGTAACACAGGTGGAATGCGGGTGAAGTCCTGGTGATCGGCTTCGAGCCAGGCCAGCTTGCCGATCTGTCGGAAGTTGGTCTGCTGCAGTTCTGAAGGATGTTCGGGCAGCCAGCGGAGCAGGTGTGCGATGAACTCGGGATCTTCGCGATTCGCGAGTGCCTCCAGGGCTTTGGTGTTAGGATAGCTTACGCCGGTGAAATCACAGATCAGCTGCATCACGCCGACATGCTTACTCTCGTGAAGAACTTCTTCTGCCAGTCTTCTCGTCTCCGGATCGGAGTGCCAGAGAATCTTACGAATGGCGGCGTCATCGACATTGCCGAGGATCAGCAGGCTCTCCATGATCTCTTCGGGCCGATCGAATTCGGGGAGATTTTCGGCAGCTTTCATCAGCGAACTGAGGATCTCGCGACGGATCTCTTTGGCGTTCTTCAGAAACAAACGGGAGTAAGCTGAGTCAACGCTGCGATCGAGAAAATGCTCGTACAACAGACCGATCAGATGGCGGAGTGTCTGTGTAGCCAGGTCGGGTTGATGATTGACCAGCCGCTTGTTTTCAAACAGATCAATCAGGGCGGGGATCTGCCTGAAGTCGTGGTTGATGCGGACGAACTCCAGGCCACAGTACTGCAGCTCGCGGTTGCCGTGCAGCAGACATTGACGGATGGCGGCATCGAGGGCTTTGGTATGTGTTTCCAAAAGCTTGCGGACAGACGGCGAGTGGATTGCGTACCGACGGATGACTTCGACCAGACCGCGGGCACTCTGCTGCTGGAGCAGCGCAAAGACAGCCTGTTCCTGGATCAACTCGTCTTCGACGTCGAGTGCCAGGATCAAGGCGTTGATCGCATGCGAATTTCTGCTCTGCGCCAACAAATCAAAGGTTTTGGTAATTGAGGAGGCCATGCTGACTTGAGATCGAATTAAGTGCCTGGATCTGCCAACGCAGCGCAAACCCGGGATTAAGAGCCAGGGGTTTGTCCCCTGCCCGTCGCCGGCGCAGCAACTGCGCATTTCCTGCCCGCTATCTTTCAATATCGAGAATCTGAGAGGGCCTTCTGCAGCCAGAGTGTTTTAACCCTGCTATGCGGCATAACCGTTACACTTGCGGCAGGAAGGCCTCAAAAAGCAGGCTGCGACACAGAAAAAGGTGTCGATCTGTCAACCCGTCTGCAGATGCTGCTGGAGGAAGGCAAACGACTCGCGCAGGATATCGGGGGCCATATGACTGTGTCGGCTGAGTTCGACGTGCAGCGCTCCCTGATAGTCAATCTGTCTGAGGCCGGCGAATACATCGTCGAAGTCGATTTCCCCTTCTCCGAAGCGGAGGTGATCGTGCACACCCTGGCGCATGTCTTCGATGTGGATGTTAAAGATGCGCTCACGCCAGGGTTTGAGAAATTCGCTGATGGGCAGTTCTCCCATGCATTGCAGATGACCGATGTCGACGGTCAGTCCGAAATAGGGATGATCAACGAGTGTGAGCAGTTCCTCGAAATCAGCCAGCGTCTCGATGAGCATTCCCGGCTCCGGTTCGAATGCCAGACGCACTTCTTTGTCTGCAGCGTAGTCGATGACCTCGCGACAGCCAGCGGCTAACCTGTTGAGTGCTGCGACGCGGGGCAGGTCTTCTTTTAACTGACCAGCCCAGAATGAGACGGCGTCGGACTGCAGAGCTGCGGCCAGATCAACACAGCGTTTGAGAAAGTCGATGCGGCGTTCCCGCTCTTCCGCGGACGGACTGACGAGCGTCGGCTCGTGTTTGACGCGGGGATCCAGCAGGAAGCGGGCACCGGTTTCGATGACCGTGGAGAGCTGGCATTCCTGCAGCAGTTGCTGTGTCGCTGCCATCTGCCGGGGGAGGTCGGGAGCAAAAGGATTAAGCGTGTAATGATCGACGGTGATGGCTGCGGAGGTATAACCGGTCTCGGCAATCAGGCGGAGGGCATCGTCCCAGCGATGGAAGGCCAGACCGTTGGTGTTAAATCCCGGTTTCACGTCTCAGTTCTCCGCAGCGGATGTCAGTCGAATGCAAACGGCCCTCGTTGTGTAACGAGGGCCGGTATCAGGCTTTCAATATAACGCGATCAGGCTCAGTCAGCCAGTGGCTTGACCTTGATGTTCTTGTAGTAAACCACGCTCTTGGGATCGTGTGCCTGGAGAGCAAAGCTTCCCTTGTCTCCCAGTGAGGGTGATCCGGTGGCCCCTTCGGGTTCGGTGTAATCGATCACGGTTTCGTCGTTGATTTTGACAATCACGTGACGACCTTTGACGATAATGTGCTGCGTCCACCATTCGTTATCTTTGGCGGGTGTCTTGAAGAGTTTGACGCGGTTGTAGAGGCTGCCGGTTTTGACCGGGTCTTTGTGACTCACATTGACCTGCGATTCGTATCCCTGAGTCGGCCAGCCTTCTTCCTGGAATTTAGTGTGGAAGAAGATACCAGAGTTGCTGCCCGGGGTGGTTTTGACGTCTGCTTTGAATTCAAAGTTCTTGAACTCTTCTTCAGTGAAGAGATGCGAACGCTTCCCGGTGACGACGATCACGCCATCTTTGACTTCAAAAGGGCCCCCTTCTGCAATCTTCCAGCCGGTGAGATCTTTGCCGTTGAAGAGGTCAACCCAGCCATCAGAAGAAGCTGCGTTGTTATCACCGGAGCAGGCAGTCGTGCTGCCCAGAACAGAGGAGATCACCAGGGCTGCCATCAGACCGGTGAAGACATTGAAGTAAGACTGCGAGCGGTATTTGTTCATTGTGGGTATCACTCCTGGAAGCGGATCAGAAATAAGACAGAGGTTTCTTGCTCAGTTTCTATATGCTACGCAGGCGTTGCACCCGTTAAAAGGAAACAGAGCACTTCCCGGCTATTTTTCCGAAAAGTGCTCTGCCTGTGTTAAGTATCTTTAGTAATTCAAGCCTGCTTACAGCTTGGGAACTTTGATTTCCTTACCGACTTTGTCGTAGCGTGGATCGCGGAAGTGTTCTACAAAGTACATGCCGAAACCCTGATTGAGTTCGTATTGTGCCCGTTGGGCCCAAGGGGTACCAGGATGCTCTTTGATCACCAGCTTATACTGGTTTTCCGCTTTTTTGAGTTGCTTATCCAGTTCTTCCGGGCTGACCTTGGTGAGTTTGACCTGGACCGGATCCGGGGGCAGCATTTTTTTACCACGTTTCACATTCCAGGTGTTGCTCTTCTGGTCCTTGGGAGCAGGCATGTTTTTAGCATGCGAGTCCATGGCCAGGCAGTACTGGAACAGACGAACGCGGTAGGCCAGACACTGTGCCAGTGTCAGGTCGTAGGCAGCACGCCAGCGGGAGGATTTTTCCTGAGCCCGCAGCGGTTCGATGTCTTCGAGAATGTCGACGGCTTTCTGCAGGAGGCCCATGGCACGGATGGCCTTGGGAACTTCCTTGCTGCCGGCTTCGTAAAATTCTTTCTTCTTTAGTGGGTAGTAAAGTTCCTTGATATTCAACTGCTTATCCAGGTGCGGATTGAGCGTGACGATCACCTTCCAGATAGAAGAACGGAACTTGCTGGCTGAACGGGTAGCATCGTATTCACGACGTGAGAGCAACAGGGGCTGATACTCTTTCATATCCTGGAAACGGAACTGCCGCTCCTGGTTGCTGCCGGCACCGGCCAGACGCTGTTCTTTGCCGGGCAGAACGAAGAAGATACCACCGGTTTCACGGGCGATGCGAACCTGCTCGTAAGGTCCGAACCCGGCCGAGAAGGAATCCCAGCGGCCGTGCAGACCGTCGTATTGCAGAGACTCGGGAAACGCGGTTTCCGGTCCCCGGTTAATCTGAATCCAGTGGGGCAGATTGTAAACGGGATCACGCCAGAGCTGACGGGCATAGGGATAGCCGAAGACCGACTCGCGTCCCAGAATGTAAATCGGAGACTTCATCCGCTTGGCGCGGGTGATGACTTCTTCAACGGCGGCGCCGTCATCGCCGGACTCGTCGGTCACACAGACGATACAGAGACGGCGGTCGGTTTTACGGGCCATGGTACTGTATTTGTCGATCGTGGCCGCGACGGTCTGGCACATGTTTTCCAAGCCGGTTTCATCGATGGGAATTTTGCCGATGGCGTCCTGAACTTCTTTGACGTCCATGGTCGGCTTGGGGGTATGTACGTGAACGGTGGCCCCATAACTGAGAATGGCCGTCAGCAGGGTCTGGTCCCGTTCGCGGGTTTTCTTTTCCTGTTTGGCGGCGATACCAAGTTCGCTGTAGATCTTATTGAAGTTCTCAGAAATTTCTTTCTGGTCGTCTTTCATACTTCCCGATTCGTCGAAGAGCCAGACCACCAGAATTTTCTCTTCCCGCATGATGCGGATCAGTTCTTTGGAGATGCGGCTCATGGCGGTGCCATAACCTTCGACGACCGCACCGACTTCACCGGTGACTTCACCGACACCGAGGTCTTCGCCCAGGATGTCATCGCCGGGCGCTGTGATTTCGCCGGCGTTGATTTTGATTTCCGGTTCTTTGAGACTCTCAGAGGTTTCAATTTTCTGAGAGGAGACGGCGGTTGACGTTGAGGCGCCGACGTTCGTCGAGACCATGCCACCGGAGGTCACACTCAGGTTTTCAGAGACTTCAAGATTGGTTTCCAGAACCTGTTCGAACTCCGCCTGATCGCGTTCGTCATCGAAGATGGTTTCGATGGCGACTTCGGGCTGACTGTCGGTGAGCTGATGATGGATCAGTCCCATGCCGACCAGAATCACAGCGTGAACGATCAAAGAAGTAAAAAAGGCTGAATAGTCTCGCGCTTGAGCCATCAGTAATAATCCCCCCGGCACTTTCTCAGCGAACTGCTTTCAAAGTGTTGTGCCTGTTTTGTTTCAGCGTTGGATGTTGCAGAAACGAGTCTTGAAAAATCAGTTGAAATGATATGTCAGAAACCCGAGGCTCCTGCAATCTCAGGAGCCTCAGTATAAAACTCAAGTGTTGTCGGTGTATTCAGTTAGGTAAATCAGATCTTCAGCGGTTTGTTGGGAGAAACACCCCGTTTTCGGAGGGCTTCATTTCTCTTACGCTGTTCTTCCTCAAAACGTGGGTTCGGTGTTCGGACCCGGTTACCGCTGTTGTCGAGGTTCAGCTTCATTTCCTGCCACTTCCAGCCCAGTGGTTTTTCCAGCTCTTTGGCGGCCAGATAGGACCAGGGAGTTCCCGGATGCTCGTCGATCACGCCATTCAGGAGTTCCATGGCCTGCTTTTCCAGTTTCCGTACAGTTGGGCTGGAACGGGCGTCTTTGGCGGCTACCAGTCTCCAGGCGTTGTTGCCTTTTGTCTCGAAGACTTTGGGATTGCTTTTCATTTCGGCGAGGATCGTGTTGTATCCGTGAGCACGTGCCTGATTGGCCAGGACGCGGCCCAAGGCCAGATCGTAGTTGGCACGCCAGCGGGGTTCTGTGATTTTCTTACGATCTTTGAGCCCCTGTTCCAGCATGACCTGCAGTTCA
This window harbors:
- a CDS encoding class I SAM-dependent methyltransferase, encoding MTTSYTTLTISEDRTIAFENQLQNKINQGSLALLVALGYRTGLWKIMSLLEHATSSEIAAEAGLKQVYVADWLTAMQGGGLVEYDPIFQTYRLPREHAEVLTGSAQYEESLRWLTLLGKLEDELAESLRAGAPLSDETRERILQAQSAERSTSFTNQLFQQILPLIPGLIMQLCEGLDVLDLGCGDGRLLLELATAFPESRFVGYDPSTELIKQARESAAALGLENIAFIERELTAIHAINAFDLITVFDVTVAPQEREEMLQAVQTALRPDGTLLLRELACSRSREENLQHPLSALLLSICSLRNLTGAERPAAGNERGREALCNSLTAAGLGDLEYRLLPEDVLHEYYIARPGVAAETSLSAETAF
- a CDS encoding HEAT repeat domain-containing protein is translated as MASSITKTFDLLAQSRNSHAINALILALDVEDELIQEQAVFALLQQQSARGLVEVIRRYAIHSPSVRKLLETHTKALDAAIRQCLLHGNRELQYCGLEFVRINHDFRQIPALIDLFENKRLVNHQPDLATQTLRHLIGLLYEHFLDRSVDSAYSRLFLKNAKEIRREILSSLMKAAENLPEFDRPEEIMESLLILGNVDDAAIRKILWHSDPETRRLAEEVLHESKHVGVMQLICDFTGVSYPNTKALEALANREDPEFIAHLLRWLPEHPSELQQTNFRQIGKLAWLEADHQDFTRIPPVLQTSVIRLISLLDLDLPSKKQAQRWMLQHGTPAAKEAAISILRNPDRAEVAEMVLENLDSEDPVQQAWATCQLRAQHVPDAMNLLVEKIDSPIEEVREAARRELASFDVDFVLEHFEEFSPQVCPSVGKLLLKLDPRCLIDLSRAMAHPLKKRRIQAARCAQVLQLHGEVVPALKALTEDSDELVRRTSAEILGTLSTPEARQALLHLVSDEKTRVREVAIKALRVPEKSKEIPADQSATEKGE
- a CDS encoding sugar phosphate isomerase/epimerase family protein, with protein sequence MKPGFNTNGLAFHRWDDALRLIAETGYTSAAITVDHYTLNPFAPDLPRQMAATQQLLQECQLSTVIETGARFLLDPRVKHEPTLVSPSAEERERRIDFLKRCVDLAAALQSDAVSFWAGQLKEDLPRVAALNRLAAGCREVIDYAADKEVRLAFEPEPGMLIETLADFEELLTLVDHPYFGLTVDIGHLQCMGELPISEFLKPWRERIFNIHIEDMRQGVHDHLRFGEGEIDFDDVFAGLRQIDYQGALHVELSRHSHMAPDILRESFAFLQQHLQTG
- a CDS encoding DUF1080 domain-containing protein, which translates into the protein MNKYRSQSYFNVFTGLMAALVISSVLGSTTACSGDNNAASSDGWVDLFNGKDLTGWKIAEGGPFEVKDGVIVVTGKRSHLFTEEEFKNFEFKADVKTTPGSNSGIFFHTKFQEEGWPTQGYESQVNVSHKDPVKTGSLYNRVKLFKTPAKDNEWWTQHIIVKGRHVIVKINDETVIDYTEPEGATGSPSLGDKGSFALQAHDPKSVVYYKNIKVKPLAD
- a CDS encoding vWA domain-containing protein, with the translated sequence MAQARDYSAFFTSLIVHAVILVGMGLIHHQLTDSQPEVAIETIFDDERDQAEFEQVLETNLEVSENLSVTSGGMVSTNVGASTSTAVSSQKIETSESLKEPEIKINAGEITAPGDDILGEDLGVGEVTGEVGAVVEGYGTAMSRISKELIRIMREEKILVVWLFDESGSMKDDQKEISENFNKIYSELGIAAKQEKKTRERDQTLLTAILSYGATVHVHTPKPTMDVKEVQDAIGKIPIDETGLENMCQTVAATIDKYSTMARKTDRRLCIVCVTDESGDDGAAVEEVITRAKRMKSPIYILGRESVFGYPYARQLWRDPVYNLPHWIQINRGPETAFPESLQYDGLHGRWDSFSAGFGPYEQVRIARETGGIFFVLPGKEQRLAGAGSNQERQFRFQDMKEYQPLLLSRREYDATRSASKFRSSIWKVIVTLNPHLDKQLNIKELYYPLKKKEFYEAGSKEVPKAIRAMGLLQKAVDILEDIEPLRAQEKSSRWRAAYDLTLAQCLAYRVRLFQYCLAMDSHAKNMPAPKDQKSNTWNVKRGKKMLPPDPVQVKLTKVSPEELDKQLKKAENQYKLVIKEHPGTPWAQRAQYELNQGFGMYFVEHFRDPRYDKVGKEIKVPKL